A genomic segment from Microbacterium sp. SORGH_AS_0428 encodes:
- a CDS encoding Lrp/AsnC family transcriptional regulator: MPALDRIDIELLRALADDHRATVVALAERLQLSRNTIQARLARLDRTGAFLSYQRALSTRALGFPIEAYVSVTVRQHELPRIREQLAEVPEVLQAHGLAGSVDLLVRVACRDAQHLFDTDARILAINGVERTETSLVMDEVIPYRVTPLMALAQPQR; the protein is encoded by the coding sequence ATGCCCGCCTTGGACCGTATCGACATCGAGTTGCTCCGCGCTCTCGCTGACGACCATCGCGCGACGGTCGTCGCTCTCGCGGAGCGTCTTCAGCTCTCCCGCAACACGATCCAGGCACGGCTCGCACGCCTGGACCGCACGGGCGCCTTCCTCAGCTACCAGCGCGCTCTCTCGACGAGAGCCCTCGGGTTCCCCATCGAAGCGTACGTGAGCGTGACGGTGCGACAGCACGAGCTCCCGCGGATCCGGGAGCAGCTGGCGGAGGTGCCGGAGGTCCTGCAGGCGCACGGCCTCGCCGGGTCGGTCGATCTGCTCGTGCGTGTCGCCTGCCGCGACGCGCAGCATCTGTTCGACACGGACGCCCGCATCCTCGCGATCAACGGCGTGGAGCGCACCGAGACCTCCCTCGTCATGGACGAGGTGATCCCCTATCGCGTGACGCCCCTCATGGCGTTGGCGCAACCGCAGCGCTAG
- a CDS encoding histidine phosphatase family protein, with amino-acid sequence MTHLILIRHGETDWNRARRIQGATDIPLNDTGRAQAREAGLALRARLATHTPLVLVSSDLQRAAETADIIGAILERPVTARYPELRERSYGEAEGVSIDELAERWGRGPDARVPGAETREQLRERAVRAVSRVISDASAEAVPPVVVAVAHGALIREVLAYATDDQLPADGDRLGNGSAQEFSWEGGLLRLLSYSSV; translated from the coding sequence GTGACCCACCTCATCCTCATCCGCCACGGCGAGACCGACTGGAACCGCGCCCGCCGCATCCAGGGCGCAACCGACATCCCGCTCAACGACACCGGGCGCGCCCAGGCGCGGGAGGCAGGGCTCGCCCTGCGCGCCCGCCTCGCAACCCACACGCCGCTCGTGCTCGTCTCGAGCGACCTGCAGCGCGCAGCCGAGACGGCGGACATCATCGGGGCGATCCTGGAACGGCCCGTGACCGCCCGGTATCCCGAGCTGCGTGAGCGCTCGTACGGCGAGGCCGAGGGCGTGTCCATCGATGAGCTCGCCGAACGCTGGGGACGCGGTCCCGACGCCCGTGTGCCGGGCGCCGAGACGCGAGAGCAACTGCGAGAGCGCGCCGTGCGTGCTGTGTCCCGGGTCATCAGCGACGCCTCGGCGGAGGCCGTGCCCCCCGTCGTCGTGGCCGTCGCGCACGGCGCCCTCATCCGCGAGGTGCTGGCCTACGCGACCGACGACCAGCTTCCCGCCGACGGCGACCGCCTCGGCAACGGATCGGCGCAGGAGTTCTCGTGGGAGGGCGGCCTGTTGCGGCTGCTCTCCTACTCGTCCGTCTGA
- a CDS encoding Sir2 family NAD-dependent protein deacetylase gives MTEPDPTALAELERAIDALAGRRVAVLTGAGVSTDSGIPDYRGQGAPVRKPMSVEQFLAEESARRRYWVGSHLGWRRFAAAQPNEGHRALAHLEAEDITSGVITQNVDGLHVRAGSRRVVELHGTMRRVGCLQCGQVFDRRDLAARVEADNPWLSETEELPLGPDGDVAGAEVEGFRIPECSVCGGVLKPDVVFFGEFIPAERFREAEQLVRTAEALLVAGSSLVVNSGIRLVERARRRRLPVVIVNRGQTRADARATVKVDAGTSEVLTALAEALPRRR, from the coding sequence GTGACGGAACCCGATCCGACCGCCCTCGCCGAGCTGGAGCGCGCGATCGACGCGCTGGCCGGCCGCCGGGTCGCCGTCCTCACCGGCGCCGGGGTTTCCACCGACTCCGGCATCCCGGACTACCGCGGGCAGGGCGCGCCGGTGCGCAAGCCCATGAGCGTCGAGCAGTTCCTCGCCGAGGAGAGCGCCAGACGGCGCTACTGGGTGGGCAGCCACCTCGGCTGGCGGCGCTTCGCCGCTGCCCAGCCCAACGAGGGCCACCGAGCCCTCGCCCACCTCGAAGCCGAGGACATCACGAGCGGGGTCATCACCCAGAACGTCGACGGGCTGCACGTGCGTGCCGGGTCTCGCCGTGTGGTCGAACTGCACGGCACGATGCGCCGCGTGGGCTGCCTTCAATGCGGGCAGGTGTTCGACCGGAGGGATCTGGCCGCACGGGTGGAGGCGGACAACCCGTGGCTCAGTGAGACGGAAGAGCTGCCGCTCGGTCCCGACGGCGACGTCGCGGGGGCCGAGGTGGAGGGTTTCCGCATCCCGGAATGCAGTGTGTGCGGAGGCGTGCTCAAGCCGGACGTCGTCTTCTTCGGGGAGTTCATCCCCGCCGAGCGGTTCCGCGAGGCCGAACAGTTGGTGCGCACTGCCGAAGCGCTCCTGGTGGCCGGCTCCTCCCTCGTCGTGAACTCGGGCATCAGATTGGTCGAGCGCGCACGGCGACGTAGGCTGCCGGTGGTCATCGTCAACCGCGGACAGACCCGGGCCGATGCCCGGGCGACGGTCAAGGTCGACGCCGGGACGAGTGAGGTGCTCACCGCTCTGGCCGAGGCTCTGCCCCGCCGACGCTGA
- a CDS encoding DEAD/DEAH box helicase, with product MDDERETTIDADRIDEHGAEHIGSFAAEHLSPTYPQRAPWGTAQRLRAWQAEALDQYFSTDGPDGVGKGPRDFLAAATPGAGKTTFALRLASELLRRGVVDRIIVVAPTEHLKTQWADAAARVGIRLDPHFSNRHTVPARQYHGVAVTYAQVAVKASVHQYLTIEKRSLVILDEVHHGGDALSWGDALREAYGRATRRLLLSGTPFRSDTAPIPFVEYHPDAKGNRISRTDYAYGYRRALEDGVVRPVLFMVYAGHMRWRTKTGDEMEAQLGQDNTKDITSQAWRTALAPEGEWISAVLRSADRRLSEVREQVPDAGGLVIATDQTAARAYADILQQISGEAVTVVLSDEAEASSRIETFSASDSRWMVAVRMVSEGVDVPRLAVGVYATSASTPLFFAQAIGRFVRARRRGETASVFLPNVPQLLTLANEMERQRDHALDRESDAEDMWDAEEDMMNAAEREDSASDALTEEFAYQALGANAHFDRVLFDGKEFGQLAVPGTPEEEEFLGIPGLLEPEHVHELLTQRQARQGRHRSAREAREAAGEQEPPSDIPAPLHRTLKEQRQLLNSLVGLYARQSGEPHGAVHTELRRLCGGPAVSHATVAQLQARIELLRKRVHS from the coding sequence ATGGACGACGAGCGGGAGACGACCATCGACGCCGACCGGATCGACGAGCACGGCGCCGAACACATCGGCAGCTTCGCCGCCGAGCACCTTTCCCCGACGTATCCGCAGCGAGCGCCGTGGGGAACCGCGCAGCGGCTGCGCGCCTGGCAGGCGGAGGCGCTCGACCAGTATTTCTCGACGGACGGCCCGGACGGCGTCGGCAAGGGTCCGCGAGACTTCCTGGCTGCGGCCACGCCCGGCGCCGGAAAGACGACCTTCGCGCTGCGCCTCGCCAGCGAGCTGCTGCGCCGCGGCGTCGTCGACCGCATCATCGTGGTCGCCCCGACGGAGCACCTCAAGACGCAGTGGGCGGACGCGGCGGCGCGGGTGGGCATCCGCCTCGACCCCCACTTCAGCAACCGCCACACCGTTCCGGCTCGCCAGTACCACGGCGTCGCGGTGACGTATGCGCAGGTGGCGGTCAAGGCCTCCGTCCACCAGTACCTGACCATCGAGAAGCGCAGCCTCGTGATCCTCGACGAGGTGCATCACGGCGGCGACGCACTGAGCTGGGGTGATGCGCTGCGCGAGGCGTACGGCCGCGCGACCCGTCGGCTGCTGCTCTCCGGCACACCCTTCCGCTCCGATACCGCTCCCATCCCGTTCGTCGAGTACCACCCCGACGCCAAGGGCAACCGCATCTCCCGCACCGACTACGCGTACGGCTACCGTCGCGCTCTGGAGGACGGTGTCGTGCGGCCCGTGCTCTTCATGGTCTATGCCGGGCACATGCGCTGGCGCACCAAGACGGGCGACGAGATGGAGGCCCAGCTCGGCCAGGACAACACGAAGGACATCACGTCCCAAGCGTGGCGCACGGCGCTCGCGCCGGAGGGCGAGTGGATCTCCGCCGTCCTGCGCTCGGCCGATCGACGCCTGTCCGAGGTGCGGGAGCAGGTTCCCGACGCGGGCGGTCTTGTGATCGCGACCGACCAGACGGCCGCGCGCGCGTACGCGGACATCCTGCAGCAGATCTCGGGTGAAGCCGTGACCGTCGTCCTCTCCGACGAGGCCGAGGCATCGTCGCGCATCGAGACGTTCTCCGCTTCCGATTCTCGCTGGATGGTTGCCGTGCGGATGGTCTCCGAGGGCGTCGACGTGCCGCGCCTCGCCGTCGGCGTCTACGCGACCTCTGCGTCCACTCCGCTGTTCTTCGCGCAGGCCATCGGTCGATTCGTGCGTGCCCGGCGTCGCGGTGAGACCGCGAGCGTGTTCCTGCCGAATGTCCCTCAGCTGCTGACGCTCGCCAACGAGATGGAGCGCCAACGCGACCACGCACTCGATCGCGAGAGCGACGCGGAGGACATGTGGGATGCCGAAGAGGACATGATGAACGCGGCGGAGCGTGAGGACTCCGCATCCGACGCGCTGACCGAGGAGTTCGCGTACCAGGCGCTGGGCGCCAACGCCCACTTCGACCGGGTTCTGTTCGACGGCAAGGAGTTCGGCCAGCTCGCTGTGCCCGGCACCCCGGAGGAAGAGGAGTTCCTGGGCATCCCGGGGCTGCTCGAGCCCGAGCACGTGCACGAACTCCTGACGCAGCGCCAAGCCCGTCAGGGACGCCATCGCTCCGCGCGGGAGGCGCGCGAGGCGGCGGGGGAGCAGGAGCCGCCGAGCGACATCCCCGCGCCCCTGCACCGCACGCTCAAGGAGCAGCGGCAGCTGCTGAACAGTCTCGTCGGGCTCTACGCACGACAGAGCGGCGAGCCGCACGGCGCGGTGCACACCGAACTGCGTCGACTGTGCGGGGGACCTGCGGTCTCGCACGCGACCGTCGCTCAGTTGCAGGCTCGGATCGAGCTGCTGCGCAAGCGCGTCCACAGCTGA
- a CDS encoding alkaline phosphatase family protein gives MSRRPRTDPHPDAAAASRRDFLRVGGLALGGLALGGAAGAGAAAVQASTRPSRSANEPAFAHVVVLMGENRSFDNLLGHLYTPATLPAGARFDGLAFGEYSNPAPDGRTVPAHIYTGSTDDIMCSPDPDPGETYPHVNTQIFGTVDPASNGTSWHRPLRAPWNAPSADSTPTMQGFVRDYVANYRRTSKGRDPSPADADVIMGGFSTSMLPVLSTLAQGFAVYDHWHCAVPSQTYCNRSFFHASTSHGFVTNRGGGGYSKWLDAAPSPTIFNRLEEAGRSWRIYFDEQQLVSLTGVMHAPVLEKYWRSDHFAYMDRFFADAKAGTLPDYAFIEPRMVYNHNDFHPPFGVVRESEVDGTPVFDSAVSDVRAGEALVASVYDAIRTSDSSDGSNALNTLLLITFDEHGGTYDHVVPPKATPPDPEAAEGEMGFRFDRLGVRVPAIAVSAYTKAGTVINEEIHHAAVIATLCRLHGLEPLTDRDRGAPTLFSATNLTEPRDPSTWPTVSPAYVPPLLEEDELEEIRTSDKPLTSPAKGLLGLLLERYGPSGAPEPETYADAYNILKAHGLGLFTTQGTSPSPTAS, from the coding sequence ATGAGCCGTCGACCGAGGACCGATCCGCACCCGGATGCCGCAGCGGCCTCGCGGAGAGACTTCCTCCGGGTGGGCGGACTCGCCCTCGGCGGCCTGGCCCTGGGCGGAGCCGCCGGAGCGGGTGCGGCGGCCGTGCAGGCCTCGACGCGTCCGTCGCGCTCCGCGAACGAGCCCGCGTTCGCCCACGTCGTGGTCCTCATGGGCGAGAACCGGTCGTTCGACAACCTCCTCGGCCACCTCTACACACCCGCCACGCTGCCCGCCGGCGCCCGCTTCGACGGCCTCGCGTTCGGCGAGTACTCGAACCCCGCGCCCGACGGCCGGACGGTTCCTGCGCACATCTACACGGGCAGCACGGATGACATCATGTGCTCGCCCGACCCGGATCCGGGCGAGACGTATCCGCACGTGAACACCCAGATCTTCGGCACGGTCGACCCCGCATCCAACGGGACCTCCTGGCATCGGCCGCTGCGCGCGCCGTGGAACGCCCCGTCCGCGGACAGCACGCCGACGATGCAGGGGTTCGTGCGCGACTACGTCGCGAACTACCGACGTACGAGCAAGGGCAGGGACCCGTCCCCCGCCGACGCCGACGTGATCATGGGCGGGTTCTCGACCTCGATGCTGCCGGTGCTCTCGACGCTCGCTCAGGGGTTCGCCGTCTACGACCATTGGCACTGCGCTGTGCCCAGTCAGACGTACTGCAACCGTTCCTTCTTCCATGCGTCGACCTCGCACGGTTTCGTGACGAATCGCGGTGGCGGCGGCTACAGCAAGTGGCTGGATGCGGCGCCGTCGCCGACGATCTTCAACCGCCTGGAGGAGGCGGGTCGCAGCTGGCGCATCTACTTCGACGAACAGCAACTCGTCTCCCTCACGGGTGTCATGCATGCGCCGGTGCTTGAGAAGTACTGGCGCAGCGACCACTTCGCGTACATGGACCGGTTCTTCGCGGATGCGAAGGCCGGGACCCTGCCCGATTACGCGTTCATCGAGCCGCGGATGGTCTACAACCACAACGACTTCCACCCGCCCTTCGGAGTCGTGCGGGAAAGCGAGGTCGACGGAACCCCCGTCTTCGACTCGGCGGTGTCGGACGTCCGCGCCGGCGAAGCACTGGTGGCGAGCGTGTACGACGCGATCCGCACCTCCGACAGCAGCGACGGCTCCAACGCGCTGAACACACTCCTGCTCATCACGTTCGACGAGCACGGCGGCACCTACGACCACGTCGTTCCTCCCAAGGCCACTCCCCCGGATCCCGAGGCCGCAGAGGGTGAGATGGGCTTCCGTTTCGATCGGCTCGGCGTGCGGGTGCCCGCGATCGCCGTGTCGGCGTACACGAAAGCAGGAACGGTGATCAACGAAGAGATCCACCACGCGGCCGTCATCGCGACCCTCTGCCGGTTGCACGGCCTCGAACCACTGACCGATCGCGACCGCGGCGCCCCGACCCTGTTCAGTGCGACCAACCTGACCGAGCCCCGCGACCCGTCCACCTGGCCCACCGTGAGTCCGGCGTACGTGCCGCCGCTGCTGGAGGAGGACGAACTCGAGGAGATCCGCACCTCCGACAAGCCGCTGACATCGCCCGCGAAGGGCCTGCTCGGACTTCTTCTGGAGCGCTACGGTCCGAGCGGCGCCCCGGAGCCGGAGACCTACGCCGACGCGTACAACATTCTGAAGGCGCACGGTCTGGGCCTGTTCACGACCCAGGGCACTTCTCCGAGTCCGACCGCCTCGTGA
- a CDS encoding undecaprenyl-diphosphate phosphatase, with protein sequence MQNFLEALLLGLVQGLTEFLPVSSSAHLAILGAFLPSAQDPGAAFTAITQIGTEAAVVIFFWKDIVRIISHWFGSFTGRVPRNDPDARMGWLIIIGSVPIVALGLFFQNQIEGVFRSLWLVAGMLIFFGVLLGIADAVGAHRRKLKDLTVGHGIVFGLAQSLALVPGVSRSGGTITAGLFLGYERAAAARYAFLLAIPAVFGSGFYQLFKVLREPEVDPVFNLWETGAATIVAFFVALVVIKYFMAWISKRSFLPFVIYRVALGAFVMIMLATGVIAA encoded by the coding sequence ATGCAGAATTTCCTCGAAGCGCTCCTCCTGGGCCTCGTCCAAGGCCTCACCGAGTTCCTCCCGGTCTCCTCGAGCGCACATCTCGCAATCCTCGGAGCCTTCCTGCCCTCGGCCCAGGATCCGGGAGCGGCGTTCACGGCGATCACGCAGATCGGAACCGAGGCGGCGGTCGTGATCTTCTTCTGGAAGGACATCGTCCGCATCATCTCGCACTGGTTCGGCTCCTTCACCGGACGCGTGCCGCGCAACGATCCCGATGCGCGGATGGGCTGGCTGATCATCATCGGATCGGTGCCGATCGTGGCACTGGGGCTCTTCTTCCAGAATCAGATCGAGGGTGTCTTCCGCTCGCTCTGGCTGGTCGCGGGGATGCTCATCTTCTTCGGTGTGCTCCTCGGTATCGCCGACGCGGTGGGCGCGCATCGACGCAAGCTGAAGGACCTCACCGTCGGCCACGGCATCGTCTTCGGTCTGGCGCAGTCGCTCGCGCTCGTGCCGGGAGTGTCGCGTTCGGGTGGCACCATCACCGCGGGTCTCTTCCTCGGCTACGAGCGCGCGGCGGCAGCCCGGTACGCCTTCCTGCTCGCGATCCCCGCGGTCTTCGGCAGCGGTTTCTACCAGTTGTTCAAGGTGCTGCGCGAGCCCGAGGTCGACCCCGTCTTCAACCTGTGGGAGACCGGCGCCGCGACCATCGTCGCGTTCTTCGTCGCGCTCGTGGTCATCAAGTACTTCATGGCGTGGATCTCGAAGCGCAGCTTCCTGCCGTTCGTGATCTACCGCGTGGCGCTGGGTGCGTTCGTGATGATCATGCTCGCCACGGGGGTCATCGCCGCCTGA
- a CDS encoding DMT family transporter: protein MVAQTSSLAVVEPLPVPGHRVAGLAVGLASALAFSSSGPVVKPLIEAGWTLGAALLVRMSLAALILSPALIRAVRRRPGVLSRQWPLIVGFGLTGVAGCQIFYFAAMQRMPVAVALLVQYLAPVLLVLLAWVRTRRAPSRLVLTGSAVAIVGLVLVVDIAGARFDLVGTLFALGAAVCVGAYFLLSERTGEELPPLALAAGGLIVGAVLMGLLCATGLLPFAAPDVSVALAGFEMPSWVAIGWVGAVATTLGYALGVIAVPMLGSRVASFVGLSEVLFALLFAWLLLGEAPGAVQILGGAVLIVGVVLVRMDASAVSARSAGSSAAVAPTP, encoded by the coding sequence ATGGTCGCGCAGACCTCCTCCCTCGCCGTGGTCGAGCCGCTGCCCGTGCCGGGTCACCGCGTTGCAGGCCTCGCCGTCGGGCTCGCGTCCGCATTGGCTTTCTCCTCCAGCGGGCCGGTCGTGAAGCCGCTGATCGAGGCGGGGTGGACTCTGGGGGCCGCGCTTCTGGTGAGGATGTCGCTCGCGGCGCTCATCCTGTCGCCCGCTCTGATCCGCGCGGTGCGCCGCCGGCCGGGCGTTCTGAGCCGGCAGTGGCCGCTCATCGTCGGCTTCGGTCTGACGGGCGTCGCGGGCTGCCAGATCTTCTACTTCGCCGCCATGCAACGCATGCCCGTGGCCGTTGCGCTTCTCGTGCAGTACCTCGCGCCGGTGCTGCTGGTCCTGCTCGCCTGGGTGCGCACACGTCGCGCTCCGTCCCGGCTGGTTCTGACCGGGTCCGCGGTCGCGATCGTCGGTCTCGTGCTGGTCGTGGACATCGCGGGAGCGCGCTTCGACCTCGTCGGCACGCTCTTCGCACTCGGTGCCGCAGTCTGCGTCGGGGCGTACTTCCTGCTGTCCGAACGCACGGGCGAGGAGCTGCCTCCCCTGGCCCTGGCAGCGGGCGGACTCATCGTGGGTGCGGTGCTCATGGGCCTGCTGTGCGCCACCGGGCTGTTGCCGTTCGCGGCCCCCGATGTGTCCGTCGCCCTGGCGGGATTCGAGATGCCGTCGTGGGTCGCCATCGGCTGGGTCGGTGCCGTCGCGACGACGCTCGGCTACGCCCTGGGGGTGATCGCCGTGCCGATGCTCGGCTCGCGGGTGGCATCCTTCGTCGGGCTGTCCGAAGTGCTCTTCGCGCTGCTGTTCGCCTGGCTGCTCCTGGGCGAAGCCCCCGGTGCGGTCCAGATCCTGGGCGGTGCGGTCCTGATCGTGGGCGTCGTGCTCGTGCGGATGGACGCCTCTGCGGTATCTGCGCGGTCGGCCGGATCTAGCGCTGCGGTTGCGCCAACGCCATGA
- a CDS encoding RNA methyltransferase: protein MHLEEITDPDDPRLHDYRNLTDVALRRVSEPREGLYIAESAKVIARALAAGHRPRSVLVQQKWVDEVSALLAHSETPVYVVPAEVAESVTGYSVHRGALAAMHRPTLPDVAGLLRDARTVLVLEDIVDHTNVGAALRAAAGMGADAVLVTERCADPLYRRSVRVSMGTVFQVPWTRLPAWPEARNLFDEAGFHLAALALSDDAVALESFAASRPERVALLLGAEGDGLSRGALRAADTVVTIPMSGGVDSLNVASAGAVALWALAHPPAAGS, encoded by the coding sequence ATGCACCTGGAAGAGATCACCGACCCCGACGACCCGCGCCTGCACGACTACCGGAACCTCACCGACGTCGCACTGCGGCGGGTGTCGGAGCCGCGGGAGGGGCTGTACATCGCGGAATCCGCGAAGGTCATCGCGCGCGCGCTCGCGGCGGGTCATCGCCCGCGATCCGTGCTCGTGCAACAGAAGTGGGTCGACGAGGTGTCGGCGCTCCTGGCGCACTCGGAGACACCGGTGTACGTCGTCCCGGCCGAGGTCGCCGAGTCGGTCACGGGCTACAGCGTGCACCGCGGCGCCCTCGCGGCGATGCATCGACCGACACTGCCGGACGTGGCCGGCCTGTTGCGCGACGCCCGCACGGTTCTCGTCCTGGAGGACATCGTGGACCACACGAACGTGGGCGCGGCCCTCCGCGCAGCCGCGGGGATGGGGGCGGATGCGGTGCTGGTGACCGAGCGATGCGCGGATCCGCTCTATCGGCGCAGTGTGCGCGTCAGCATGGGCACCGTCTTCCAAGTGCCGTGGACCCGCCTGCCCGCGTGGCCCGAGGCGCGCAACCTCTTCGACGAGGCGGGGTTCCACCTGGCGGCTCTCGCTCTCTCGGACGACGCCGTGGCGCTCGAGTCGTTCGCGGCGTCCAGGCCCGAGCGGGTGGCGTTGCTGCTCGGCGCAGAGGGTGACGGCCTGAGCCGCGGCGCGCTCCGCGCAGCCGACACGGTCGTGACGATACCGATGTCGGGCGGCGTCGACTCGTTGAACGTGGCCTCGGCGGGCGCTGTGGCGCTCTGGGCGCTCGCTCACCCGCCCGCGGCGGGATCCTGA
- a CDS encoding M20/M25/M40 family metallo-hydrolase encodes MTDATAGGAPDLPEVARIARDLIRIDTTNYGGGRAVGEREAADYVGAYLEQLGLETQYYEPVQRRTNVFARVPGRDRTRPALVVHGHLDVVPAVAEDWSVDPFAGVVRDGMLWGRGAVDMKNMDAMILTSVAELMRAGEQPERDLVLAFFADEENGGVEGSSLVVEHRPEVFAGATEAVSEVGGFSVDVGSRRAYLLQVGEKALLWLRLVARGAAGHGSRFHPDNAVVRLAEAVAALGRTEWPLRLTATTERFLAEMSRLTGMDRADPDALADAAGPASAFLRASLRTTANATALTAGYKHNVIPDRAEALIDVRVLPGTEDAALADIRRIVGEGIEIETIVRDVGLETTFEGDLVDRMVDALRRHDPEAPVIPYLLGAGTDNKALSRLGITGYGFAPLRLPPGMDFTGMFHGVDERVPIDSLVFGQRVLTDFLRTC; translated from the coding sequence ATGACGGACGCGACTGCCGGGGGCGCGCCCGATCTGCCCGAGGTCGCGCGGATCGCGCGGGACCTCATCCGGATCGACACGACGAACTACGGCGGTGGCCGGGCCGTCGGCGAACGCGAGGCTGCCGACTACGTCGGCGCCTACCTGGAGCAGCTCGGTCTCGAGACGCAGTACTACGAACCGGTCCAGCGCCGCACCAACGTGTTCGCCCGCGTGCCCGGACGAGACCGCACCCGGCCGGCCCTGGTCGTCCACGGCCACCTCGACGTCGTCCCCGCAGTGGCGGAGGACTGGAGCGTCGACCCGTTCGCGGGTGTCGTCCGTGACGGAATGCTGTGGGGACGCGGCGCCGTGGACATGAAGAACATGGACGCCATGATCCTCACGTCGGTCGCGGAGCTGATGAGAGCAGGCGAACAGCCCGAGCGCGATCTCGTGCTGGCCTTCTTCGCCGACGAGGAGAACGGCGGCGTCGAGGGCTCCTCGCTCGTCGTCGAGCACCGACCGGAGGTCTTCGCCGGCGCGACCGAGGCCGTCAGCGAGGTCGGTGGCTTCTCCGTCGATGTGGGGTCCCGACGGGCCTATCTCCTGCAGGTGGGGGAGAAGGCGCTCCTCTGGTTGCGGTTGGTGGCGCGCGGCGCAGCCGGCCACGGCAGCAGGTTCCACCCGGACAACGCGGTGGTCCGCCTCGCCGAGGCCGTCGCGGCTCTCGGTCGTACCGAGTGGCCGCTGCGCCTGACCGCCACGACGGAGCGCTTCCTCGCCGAGATGTCTCGTCTCACAGGGATGGACAGGGCCGATCCTGACGCGCTGGCGGACGCCGCCGGGCCCGCATCCGCATTCCTCCGGGCGAGCCTTCGTACGACGGCGAACGCGACAGCGCTCACCGCCGGCTACAAGCACAACGTGATCCCCGACCGCGCCGAGGCGCTGATCGATGTCCGTGTGCTGCCGGGAACCGAGGACGCGGCGCTCGCGGACATCAGACGCATCGTCGGCGAGGGGATCGAGATCGAAACCATCGTGCGTGACGTGGGCCTGGAGACGACGTTCGAGGGCGATCTCGTGGACCGTATGGTCGATGCCCTCCGGCGCCACGATCCCGAGGCTCCCGTCATCCCTTACCTGCTCGGCGCGGGCACCGACAACAAGGCCCTCTCGCGTCTGGGCATCACCGGTTACGGGTTCGCGCCGCTGCGCCTTCCGCCGGGCATGGATTTCACCGGTATGTTCCACGGTGTCGATGAGCGCGTCCCGATCGATTCGCTCGTGTTCGGGCAGCGCGTGCTGACCGACTTCCTCCGCACCTGCTGA
- a CDS encoding SGNH/GDSL hydrolase family protein, translated as MTTESALPHRTPYVANDQGHPWRRFVAIGDSFTEGLGDPSPDSPGGNRGWADRVAEVLGAGVDDFAYANLAVRGRLIGQIVAEQIEPALALSPDLISFCAGGNDVIRPGTDPDDISQQFEDAVIRLSSTGATVVVFTGIDTNFSPVFRGFRGKVAIYNENLRAIADRYDCIVADQWGLKEIQDARFFADDRLHLNTLGHHEVARMVLRALNVPNDLTPMQPAPIAVRNWRAARADDLVWARTYLVPWVLRRLRHQSSGDHVTAKRPEPSRVSRIDDQDPAAGG; from the coding sequence ATGACGACCGAATCGGCTCTGCCCCACCGCACGCCCTACGTTGCCAACGATCAGGGGCATCCGTGGCGGCGTTTCGTCGCCATCGGCGACTCCTTCACCGAGGGCCTCGGCGATCCGTCCCCCGACTCACCGGGCGGCAATCGAGGGTGGGCGGACCGCGTCGCCGAGGTACTGGGCGCCGGGGTCGACGACTTCGCGTACGCGAATCTCGCGGTGCGCGGCCGCCTGATCGGCCAGATCGTCGCAGAGCAGATCGAACCCGCCCTCGCCCTGTCCCCCGATCTCATCAGCTTCTGCGCGGGCGGCAACGATGTCATCCGCCCCGGCACCGATCCGGACGACATCTCGCAGCAGTTCGAGGATGCGGTCATCCGGCTCTCGTCGACCGGTGCCACCGTCGTCGTGTTCACGGGCATCGACACCAACTTCTCTCCGGTGTTCCGCGGCTTCCGCGGGAAGGTCGCCATCTACAACGAGAACCTGCGTGCGATCGCCGACCGGTACGACTGCATCGTCGCGGACCAGTGGGGTCTCAAGGAGATCCAGGACGCCCGCTTCTTCGCGGACGACCGGCTGCACCTGAACACCCTCGGGCATCACGAGGTCGCGCGGATGGTGCTGCGGGCCCTCAACGTCCCCAACGACCTGACTCCGATGCAGCCGGCGCCGATCGCGGTGCGGAACTGGCGCGCGGCCCGCGCGGATGATCTCGTCTGGGCGCGGACCTACCTCGTCCCGTGGGTTCTGCGGCGTCTGCGGCACCAGTCGTCGGGCGACCACGTGACGGCGAAGCGCCCGGAGCCGTCGCGCGTGTCGCGCATCGACGATCAGGATCCCGCCGCGGGCGGGTGA